ATTTACAGTAGCCTCTACCATACCGCCACCTGAGCTGGCAGAAATTTCTTTCTCCTCCAGCATCTTTTGAGTTTCTTCCAATTGTTTTTGCATCTTTTGCATTTGTTTCATCATATTGCCCATATTTCCTCCACCACGTGGAAATCCGCCTCTTGCCATAATATCCTCCTTTAATTTTGTCTTTTTCTTTAAATTTTTTCTACATTGTCTTTACCGAATAAATCTACAATCAGTTGAAAAGTCTCGTCTATTTCCTCTTCAGACTTGTCTTCTAAATTCGATTCGGTAGTTATAATAATTTCATAATTTTTATTGTAATACTTATTAAGCCCTTCTTTTAATTCATCCTTTAAGGATTCAGCCTTTTTATAAGCTATCGTTTGATCCTTTGGTAGATAAAGCGTTAATTTATTTTTAGAAACATCTATAGGTTTAAGATCATTTATCCAAAACTCCCAAAATGGATTTGCCTTTGTTACTGTAGATACGAAACTATTCCAACCTTCGATTACTGTTTCGAGTTCTTCGCTGGTTGGGTTTAAAGCTTCAGCCTTCGTCTCGGGCTTTTCTCCATCTTCCTTTAATTCAGGAATCACTATAGCTTCCGGTTTTTCTACTGCGCTCGGTTCAGTTGGTTTGGTTTCGGCCTTAGAATCTGAATCAGTTTTAGCTTCTTTTATAGTCTCAGGCTTAGGCTCAGTTTTAGCTTCTGTTTTGGTCTCCTGCTCTATAAGCTCTTTCTTCAGTTCAGTCAAAGTAGCCTTATTCTCCGATTTACTAGGTACGGTAGGCTTATTTTCTCCTGCATCTGAACTTACATAAGTTATTCGTCCACCTTTTTTCAGTTCAGAAATCTCCTTTTCAAGCTTTTCAATTCTTGAAAGCAAATTCTTGCGATCAACTTGTTCAATTAGTTTTACTATAGTTATTTGCGAAATAATTTTAGTAAGCTCGCTTTTTCTCATTTGTGAAGATGCATCTAAAATAATTTCTATAGAATCTACAATTCTGGACAATTCTATTTTTTTAGATTGCTGAGAGTATTTATTTATAGACTCATCATCATATCCGGTAAGTCTACCTGGAACAGTTTTTGATAGTAAAAGATTCCTATAATGCTCTAAAAGCGACGAGATAAACTCACCCGAATCTATGCCCGAATCAAAAATTAATTCCAAAGTCGAAAGTGACTCAATTTCATTCTCGTTTATTATATTTTCAACAAGTTCAAAAACAGTATCCGACTTGACAGTTCCGATAATGGAAGATACCAAATCCGAACTGATATGGTCTTCAGATGATGCGAGCACCTGATCCAAAATACTATGAGCATCTCTCATGGCTCCATCTGCAGACCTTGCAATCATTTCAATCGCTTCGTCATCTATTTTTATATTTAAATCTTCAGTTATAAGCTTGATACTCTTTGAAATACCTGCTCTGTCAATCCTGTTGAAGTCAAACCTCTGACATCTTGAAAGAATAGTTTGAGGTACCTTCTCCAGCTCAGTTGTTGCGAGTATAAAAATCAGATGTGAAGGTGGTTCTTCCATGATTTTCAGGAGTGCATTAAAACCCTCATTGGTAATCATATGCGCCTCATCTATTATAT
The sequence above is a segment of the Peptoniphilaceae bacterium AMB_02 genome. Coding sequences within it:
- the dnaX gene encoding DNA polymerase III subunit gamma/tau — translated: MYQAIYRKYRPKTFDEVISQSEIVGVLKNQVMNKQLGHAYIFSGTRGTGKTSCAKILARAVNCLNPKDGNPCNECANCKSILNETTMDVVEMDAASNRRIDDIRDLRDKVIYPPALLKYKVYIIDEAHMITNEGFNALLKIMEEPPSHLIFILATTELEKVPQTILSRCQRFDFNRIDRAGISKSIKLITEDLNIKIDDEAIEMIARSADGAMRDAHSILDQVLASSEDHISSDLVSSIIGTVKSDTVFELVENIINENEIESLSTLELIFDSGIDSGEFISSLLEHYRNLLLSKTVPGRLTGYDDESINKYSQQSKKIELSRIVDSIEIILDASSQMRKSELTKIISQITIVKLIEQVDRKNLLSRIEKLEKEISELKKGGRITYVSSDAGENKPTVPSKSENKATLTELKKELIEQETKTEAKTEPKPETIKEAKTDSDSKAETKPTEPSAVEKPEAIVIPELKEDGEKPETKAEALNPTSEELETVIEGWNSFVSTVTKANPFWEFWINDLKPIDVSKNKLTLYLPKDQTIAYKKAESLKDELKEGLNKYYNKNYEIIITTESNLEDKSEEEIDETFQLIVDLFGKDNVEKI